CATCATATGCGCTGGCGCGTTCTGGCCGACGCCGGCTCGCAGGGTCGCGGACAGCGCCGCCAGGATTTCCCGCTGCCAGGCGGAAACCAGCGCCCATGTCCCGCCGTGAAGGCGTCGGCGGGAACCGCATGGCCATGCGCCACCGGCCCAAGCGCAATCAGCATAACCAGCAGGGCAGCCAGCACGTGCCGAAAAGACATGGGAACCCTTCGATTTCCGGTTGTCCGCCAAGCGGCCAGACGCCAGAACACTATCGGCAAAACGTCATTGCTTCAATCCCCCCTGGGGGGATATGTTCCGATAATGACGGATCACGCGCCCCACCATCATCATGACGACATACTGAAACGGCTGCGCCGCGCGGAAGGCCATCTGCGCAGTGTGATCGCCATGATGGATGAGGGGCGGCCCTGCGTCGTCCTCGCCCAGCAGCTTCATGCGGTCGAGCGGGCGATCAGCGAAGCCAAGCGCGTCCTTATACGCGATCATATCGACCATTGCCTGGACAGTGCGGTGGCCGGCGACGGGCAGGACCATCTTGCCGAATTCAAGGAAATCACCCGCTACCTCTGAAGGCGGCGCGACATGCTCGACATTCTGGCGAACCGTATCTACCGGCACCTGTTCGCCGCGCAGATACTCTCCCTGCTCGGCAGCGGCCTCACCACGGTGGCGCTCGGCCTGCTGGCCTATGACCTTGCCGGCGCCGATGCCGGGGCGGTGCTCGGCACCGCGCTGGCCCTGAAGATGGTCGCCTATGTCGGCGTCGCACCGGTGGCGGGCGCGCTTGCCGGCCGCTGGCCCCGGCGGCGGCTTCTGGTC
This region of Oceanibaculum indicum P24 genomic DNA includes:
- a CDS encoding metal-sensing transcriptional repressor, with the translated sequence MTDHAPHHHHDDILKRLRRAEGHLRSVIAMMDEGRPCVVLAQQLHAVERAISEAKRVLIRDHIDHCLDSAVAGDGQDHLAEFKEITRYL